In one window of Limnohabitans sp. MORI2 DNA:
- a CDS encoding amidase, producing MNAHDAITDLHADALSQAIHARQVSCREVMQAYLQRIHRLNPTYNAIVNLAADDTLLAQADVCDAELAVGHSRGWMHGMPQAIKDTGAAVGFPTTYGSPLLKDMVAQKDCVMAARMKAAGCIVVGKTNMPEFGLGSHTFNELFGATPNAWDVKVSAGGSSGGSAVALAQRLLPVADGSDFMGSLRNPAGWNHIFGMRPSQGRVPFGPSSDVWLDQLGTEGPMARTVTDLAKLLQVQSGHDTRVPLSLSSPLSVDGVTCDASRMKGVRIGWLGDLNGYLAMEPGIVSVCEEALQRMASQGAIVTPLSLGFDTDRLWQCWLAWRRALVGPRVGALMSLPDARDHIKPEALWEYDHSLTLSYNDFSKASQTRTSFYHHLLTLFENVDVIALPVAQVWPFAVDQRWPTHIGGREMDTYHRWMEVTIYATLGGLPAISVPAGFHSTHAWPMGIQLMGRPQGDEELLQVAAAYEAAHSDLLAKRP from the coding sequence ATGAACGCACACGACGCCATCACCGACCTTCATGCAGACGCCTTGTCGCAAGCGATTCACGCGCGGCAGGTGTCGTGTCGCGAGGTGATGCAGGCGTATTTGCAGCGCATCCATCGACTCAACCCGACCTACAACGCCATCGTCAACTTGGCAGCGGATGACACTTTGCTGGCGCAAGCTGATGTGTGTGATGCCGAGTTGGCGGTGGGCCACTCGCGTGGTTGGATGCACGGCATGCCACAAGCCATCAAAGACACAGGAGCGGCGGTGGGTTTTCCCACCACCTATGGCAGCCCACTGTTGAAGGACATGGTGGCGCAAAAAGACTGTGTGATGGCTGCGCGCATGAAAGCCGCAGGTTGCATCGTGGTCGGCAAAACCAACATGCCAGAGTTCGGGCTGGGCTCGCACACGTTCAACGAATTGTTTGGCGCAACGCCCAATGCTTGGGATGTGAAGGTCAGCGCTGGCGGCAGCAGCGGAGGCTCGGCCGTGGCATTGGCGCAGCGCCTGCTGCCGGTGGCCGATGGCTCTGACTTCATGGGCTCGTTGCGCAACCCGGCGGGATGGAACCATATTTTTGGCATGCGCCCAAGCCAAGGCCGTGTGCCATTTGGACCGAGCAGCGATGTGTGGCTAGACCAATTGGGTACGGAAGGCCCGATGGCTCGGACGGTCACCGACTTGGCCAAGCTGCTACAGGTGCAATCGGGGCATGACACGCGTGTGCCCTTGTCCTTATCGTCCCCATTGAGCGTGGACGGCGTGACATGCGATGCATCGCGCATGAAAGGCGTACGCATTGGTTGGTTGGGAGACCTCAATGGTTATCTCGCCATGGAGCCAGGCATTGTGTCGGTGTGTGAAGAGGCGTTACAGCGCATGGCTTCGCAAGGTGCCATCGTGACGCCGCTGTCACTGGGCTTTGACACCGATCGTTTGTGGCAATGCTGGCTGGCATGGCGTCGTGCTTTGGTGGGGCCACGCGTGGGGGCGTTGATGTCGTTGCCCGATGCGCGTGATCACATCAAGCCTGAAGCGCTGTGGGAATATGACCACTCGTTGACTTTGAGCTACAACGATTTTTCCAAAGCGAGTCAAACCCGCACCAGCTTCTATCACCACCTGCTCACGCTGTTTGAAAACGTGGATGTGATCGCCTTGCCTGTGGCGCAAGTTTGGCCATTCGCCGTTGACCAACGTTGGCCCACGCACATCGGTGGTCGTGAAATGGATACCTACCATCGGTGGATGGAAGTGACCATCTATGCCACCTTGGGTGGCTTGCCTGCGATCAGCGTGCCAGCAGGCTTTCATTCCACGCATGCGTGGCCAATGGGCATTCAGCTCATGGGGCGTCCGCAAGGCGATGAAGAATTGTTGCAAGTGGCCGCTGCGTACGAAGCAGCGCATTCAGATTTGCTGGCCAAACGCCCTTAG
- a CDS encoding LysR family transcriptional regulator — MQLFVRVAETGSFTAVAQQLGVDRSVVTRQVSALETQLGTKLMTRSTRSLTLTTAGSAYLEKCRVILNMLDAAESSLAEEKAVPRGRLRLGLPLSFGLQRLMPVLLQFAQKHPQIELVMDFSDRRSKLIEEGIDLSIRITNRLEPSDIVRKLGASRLITVASPQYLAEHGKPKHPSDLAHHAGLLYALDFQSDTWAYAHKDGTVTRVNMRPRLAANNGEALMEAAAQGLGITRQPDFIARPYIDKGQVSEVLPGFASEPLGIYAVLPSNRYVPHRVSVLIEYLAKALNPDMSA, encoded by the coding sequence ATGCAACTTTTCGTGCGCGTGGCAGAAACGGGCAGTTTTACGGCGGTCGCTCAACAGTTAGGCGTGGATCGCTCCGTGGTGACACGTCAAGTCTCAGCGCTGGAAACACAGCTGGGCACCAAGCTGATGACGCGCAGCACCCGCAGCCTCACGCTCACCACGGCAGGTTCGGCTTATCTGGAAAAGTGCCGCGTCATCTTGAACATGCTGGACGCTGCAGAATCAAGCTTGGCGGAAGAAAAGGCCGTACCACGGGGCCGCTTACGGTTGGGTTTGCCTCTGAGCTTTGGTCTGCAACGCCTCATGCCTGTGCTGCTGCAGTTTGCACAAAAACACCCGCAAATTGAGTTGGTCATGGATTTTTCTGATCGACGTAGCAAACTGATCGAAGAAGGCATTGACCTGTCAATTCGCATCACCAACCGGCTGGAGCCCAGCGACATTGTTCGCAAATTGGGGGCGTCGCGCCTCATCACCGTCGCTTCACCACAGTATTTGGCCGAGCACGGCAAACCCAAGCACCCCAGCGATCTCGCGCATCATGCAGGGCTGCTGTATGCGTTGGATTTTCAATCGGACACATGGGCGTACGCGCACAAAGACGGCACCGTCACACGCGTGAACATGCGTCCGCGCTTGGCGGCCAACAACGGCGAGGCTTTGATGGAGGCCGCGGCACAAGGTCTAGGCATCACCCGCCAACCCGACTTCATTGCACGCCCTTACATCGACAAAGGCCAAGTCAGCGAGGTGCTGCCGGGCTTTGCATCTGAACCTTTGGGTATTTACGCGGTCTTACCAAGCAACCGTTACGTGCCGCATCGCGTGTCTGTCCTCATCGAGTACTTGGCCAAAGCTTTGAACCCAGACATGTCTGCCTAA
- a CDS encoding class III extradiol ring-cleavage dioxygenase yields the protein MTAFKNVLFVPHGAPTFALEPGAAGAAMSEVVTRLAAPRAIVVVSPHWDTRIPTVSSATQLETIHDFYGFPAPLYDIQYPATGCPEVAEEVRAALQLAGFEVADSQHGLDHGAWQPLRQMFPDADVPIVPLSMQMHGGPAHAYRMGQALAPLADQNIWVVASGNLTHNLRDWQTATAMGGQTPAYVPRFTDWLQEQLSAHNVDALMNYRRLNADGAQAHPSEDHLLPLFVALGAAGADATPQAFYRGINNYVISMDGYAFVH from the coding sequence ATGACCGCATTCAAAAACGTCCTCTTCGTGCCACATGGCGCGCCCACTTTCGCACTCGAGCCAGGGGCTGCTGGTGCTGCCATGTCTGAGGTGGTGACTCGACTGGCTGCGCCGCGCGCCATCGTGGTGGTGAGCCCACATTGGGACACGCGCATTCCTACCGTGAGCAGTGCCACACAGCTCGAAACCATCCATGACTTTTACGGCTTTCCTGCGCCGCTCTATGACATTCAATACCCAGCCACGGGCTGCCCCGAGGTGGCCGAGGAAGTGCGAGCTGCATTGCAACTTGCAGGTTTTGAGGTGGCAGACAGTCAGCATGGTTTAGATCACGGCGCTTGGCAGCCTTTGCGCCAAATGTTTCCTGATGCCGATGTGCCCATTGTTCCCTTGTCGATGCAGATGCATGGCGGTCCAGCGCATGCGTATCGCATGGGACAAGCCTTGGCGCCCTTGGCTGATCAAAACATTTGGGTGGTCGCCTCGGGCAATCTCACACACAACTTGCGAGATTGGCAAACGGCGACAGCGATGGGTGGACAAACACCAGCCTATGTCCCACGGTTCACGGATTGGTTGCAAGAACAACTGAGCGCACACAACGTGGACGCTTTGATGAACTATCGCCGACTCAATGCAGATGGTGCACAGGCTCACCCGAGCGAGGACCACTTGCTGCCACTCTTTGTGGCTTTGGGCGCTGCAGGCGCTGATGCAACACCACAAGCGTTTTATCGTGGCATCAATAACTACGTGATTTCGATGGATGGCTATGCCTTCGTCCACTAA
- a CDS encoding cytochrome b, giving the protein MNPTYNAVAKLLHWGMAVLIMGLLALGFVMTDMALSPEKLQYYSWHKWAGVTVFALVWLRLLWRVLNPPPAYPSSMSPTLQRLAHLGHAALYGLMIIIPLSGWLLSSAKGVQTVWFGVLPLPDLLEKDKELGHLLHEVHEVLNFFLLFLLAGHVAAALKHHWIDKDDILKRMLPHGTSAKDSV; this is encoded by the coding sequence ATGAACCCGACCTATAACGCCGTCGCAAAACTGTTGCATTGGGGCATGGCTGTGCTCATCATGGGTTTGTTGGCCTTAGGCTTTGTGATGACAGACATGGCGCTGTCGCCAGAAAAGTTGCAGTACTACTCATGGCACAAATGGGCGGGTGTGACAGTGTTCGCCTTGGTTTGGCTGCGCCTACTTTGGCGTGTGCTCAACCCACCGCCGGCCTACCCAAGCAGCATGTCGCCCACCTTGCAACGCTTGGCGCACTTGGGTCACGCGGCTTTGTACGGGTTGATGATCATCATTCCATTGAGTGGCTGGTTGTTGAGCTCCGCCAAGGGCGTGCAAACGGTTTGGTTTGGCGTGTTGCCGCTGCCCGACTTGCTAGAAAAAGACAAAGAGCTCGGCCACTTGTTGCACGAGGTGCATGAGGTGCTTAACTTCTTCTTGTTGTTCTTGTTGGCAGGTCATGTAGCCGCCGCGCTCAAACACCACTGGATTGACAAAGACGATATTTTGAAACGCATGCTGCCGCATGGCACCTCTGCAAAGGATTCCGTATGA
- a CDS encoding YceI family protein, producing MKKLLTLVVATLALTAQAVEYKAIQADKSKVTFQYKQMGVAMDGQFKKFNAQLTFDPAKPAAAQAQIEIDLASVDAGSSDADDEVVGKSWFNVKAFPKATFVSKQIKPTGANQFEVSGVLTIKGKSQDIKFPLKHVAQGNAGVFTGGFVMRRGDFVIGEGIWAKFDVVANDIQVNFQLTANPGK from the coding sequence ATGAAAAAACTTCTCACACTCGTCGTCGCCACGTTGGCGCTGACTGCGCAAGCGGTGGAGTACAAAGCCATCCAAGCCGACAAAAGCAAAGTCACGTTTCAGTACAAACAAATGGGCGTGGCTATGGACGGCCAGTTTAAAAAATTCAACGCACAGTTGACGTTTGACCCCGCCAAACCCGCCGCCGCACAAGCGCAAATTGAAATTGACCTAGCTAGCGTCGATGCAGGCTCATCTGATGCAGATGACGAAGTGGTGGGTAAATCTTGGTTCAACGTCAAAGCGTTTCCCAAAGCTACCTTTGTGAGCAAGCAAATTAAGCCCACGGGCGCTAACCAGTTTGAAGTGAGCGGTGTGCTCACCATCAAAGGCAAAAGCCAAGACATCAAATTCCCGCTCAAGCATGTGGCGCAAGGTAACGCGGGTGTGTTCACCGGCGGCTTTGTCATGCGCCGTGGTGATTTCGTCATTGGCGAGGGCATCTGGGCCAAGTTTGATGTCGTTGCCAACGACATCCAAGTCAACTTTCAACTCACCGCCAATCCTGGCAAATGA
- a CDS encoding YceI family protein — MKRIAAALALTSAVATSALAAPVTYGVDGTHTFPRFSYSHFGYSTQLSSFSKTTGKVVFDAEAKKGSVDIVIDTKSVSTGFADFNEHIQGEDFLDTAKFPQATFKSTKVVFDGDKPQLVEGNLTIKGVTKPVTLTVTSFQAMPHPMLKKPAIGANAFTVIKRSEFNAGKYAPYVGDEVRIDIAIEAIAQ, encoded by the coding sequence ATCAAACGCATCGCCGCCGCTTTGGCGCTGACCAGCGCAGTCGCCACTTCCGCTCTGGCAGCCCCAGTGACTTATGGTGTGGACGGTACACACACCTTCCCACGTTTTTCGTATTCACACTTTGGCTACAGCACACAGCTGAGCAGCTTTAGCAAAACCACGGGCAAAGTGGTGTTTGATGCTGAAGCCAAAAAGGGCTCAGTAGACATCGTGATCGACACCAAATCGGTGAGCACCGGCTTTGCTGATTTCAACGAACACATTCAAGGCGAAGACTTCTTGGACACTGCCAAGTTTCCACAGGCGACGTTCAAATCGACCAAGGTGGTGTTTGATGGTGACAAGCCTCAGCTGGTGGAAGGCAACCTCACCATCAAGGGCGTGACCAAGCCTGTGACCTTGACTGTGACCAGCTTCCAAGCCATGCCTCACCCCATGTTGAAAAAGCCCGCCATTGGCGCCAACGCGTTCACCGTGATCAAGCGCAGCGAATTCAACGCTGGCAAATACGCACCTTATGTGGGTGATGAAGTGCGCATCGACATCGCCATCGAAGCCATCGCGCAATAA
- a CDS encoding TIGR03862 family flavoprotein, whose protein sequence is MTSSLSSSETVAIIGAGPAGLMAADILSASGVTVHVYDAMPSVGRKFLLAGLGGLNLTHAEPFDTFVTRYGARQDACRAWLQDFDANAIRDWVKGLGLDTFVGTSQRVFPTDMKAAPLLRAWLHRLRHPSQGMPVTFHMRHRWNGALNHHDQGYTLSFDTPQGPVTTQARAVLLALGGGSWAKLGSDGAWQPWLRDLGLDVAPLHPSNCGFDVQSRTGQLGWSTRLSEQFAGTPLKSVALSFTDSLGQRFERRGEFVLTATGIEGSLVYAASALLRDDIDRSGHATLHLDLKPDFTPERVLAEVSHPRGSRSLSSHLKSRLNLQPVHLALLHEVLPKDAMADATQIASAIKALPLTLMAPRPIDEAISTAGGVKLEALTPELMSHQHPGLFVGGEMLDWEAPTGGYLLSACLASGRVAGLGAARYCAMASMAMSMRTSSPT, encoded by the coding sequence GTGACTTCTTCTCTTTCCTCCTCTGAAACTGTTGCCATCATTGGCGCAGGCCCTGCTGGTCTCATGGCCGCCGATATACTCAGCGCCTCTGGCGTGACCGTGCATGTGTATGACGCCATGCCCTCGGTGGGCCGCAAGTTTTTACTCGCAGGCTTGGGTGGCCTCAACCTCACACATGCCGAACCGTTTGACACTTTTGTCACTCGCTACGGCGCACGCCAAGACGCTTGCCGTGCATGGCTTCAAGACTTTGACGCCAACGCCATTCGCGACTGGGTCAAAGGCTTGGGGCTCGACACCTTTGTCGGCACCTCGCAGCGCGTGTTCCCCACCGACATGAAAGCTGCGCCTTTGTTGCGTGCGTGGCTACATCGTTTGCGCCACCCTTCGCAGGGCATGCCCGTGACCTTTCATATGCGCCACCGTTGGAACGGCGCACTCAACCACCACGACCAAGGCTACACCTTGTCGTTTGACACGCCGCAAGGCCCCGTTACCACGCAAGCTCGCGCTGTGCTGCTGGCATTGGGTGGCGGCAGCTGGGCCAAGCTGGGTTCAGACGGCGCATGGCAACCGTGGCTGCGTGACTTGGGTCTGGATGTGGCCCCCTTACACCCCAGCAACTGTGGCTTTGATGTACAGAGTCGCACAGGCCAACTAGGCTGGAGCACGCGTTTGTCTGAGCAATTTGCTGGCACGCCACTCAAGTCGGTGGCCTTGTCGTTCACCGACAGCTTGGGGCAACGCTTTGAACGACGTGGTGAGTTTGTGTTGACGGCCACAGGCATTGAGGGCAGTTTGGTCTATGCAGCCTCGGCTTTGCTGCGCGATGACATCGATCGCAGCGGCCACGCCACTTTGCACCTCGACCTCAAACCAGACTTCACGCCTGAGCGCGTGTTGGCCGAGGTGTCGCATCCACGCGGCTCACGCTCGTTGTCGAGCCATTTGAAAAGTCGTTTGAATTTGCAACCCGTGCATTTGGCGCTGTTACACGAAGTGTTGCCAAAAGACGCGATGGCCGATGCAACGCAAATTGCATCGGCCATCAAGGCCTTGCCCTTGACGCTCATGGCGCCCCGTCCCATCGACGAAGCCATCAGCACGGCAGGCGGCGTCAAGCTAGAAGCGTTGACACCTGAGCTCATGTCCCACCAGCACCCAGGCTTGTTTGTGGGCGGCGAGATGCTGGACTGGGAAGCGCCCACCGGCGGCTACTTGCTCAGCGCATGCTTGGCAAGTGGCCGTGTGGCGGGCTTAGGTGCCGCGCGTTATTGCGCGATGGCTTCGATGGCGATGTCGATGCGCACTTCATCACCCACATAA
- a CDS encoding TonB-dependent receptor: MNCVYALAHETVPTIEVVAHYDNSLGSSNASSQGSITSALLDNRPLMRPGDVLEYVPGMVVTQHSGDGKANQYFLRGFNLDHGTDFATSLNGMPINMPSHAHGQGYSDLNFLIPELVQRVDYRKGPYFAQDGDFASAGAADFHYKTRLDKDFTQLTLGQRGYGRAMGAASHELNNGMRYVAAMELMHNDGPWTVPERLQRRNGVFMLSDGSRTNGWTASAMHYTARWNATDQIPLSMVESGQLGRFDSLDPSDGGHTQRSSASVDWRQTHDGITDKVLLYAIRSELSLFSNFSYYSTRSTVGDQFMQQEQRQVYGLKASRQWTLEGATRWVNTLGLQARSDVVDMDLANTQGRQRNDWLRQDHVHQQLNGVFGETQTMWTTWLRTQVGLRADQYNTYVSNANTPNLLGAASSALWSPKFTAVLGPWHKTEYFLNAGHGFHSNDARGVTDPHQPTPALVRSRGYEVGIKTEAVEGLQSSLALWRLNFASELVYVGDAGATEAGAASQRTGVEFNNRWTPNRRWVIDADLAWTRPRAMNTDASHAYIPNAVESVALLAATVKDVGRWNFTAQLRHIGSAALAEDNRVRTSPSTVVNFKARTQLDAHQSVHIDVFNAMNQRYSDIAYLGHDLKPYATPSTSVLHGDQVQVHPGEPRTFRVTYTQQY, translated from the coding sequence GTGAACTGCGTCTACGCGTTGGCCCATGAGACTGTACCCACCATTGAAGTGGTGGCGCACTACGACAACAGCCTTGGATCCAGCAACGCTTCATCGCAAGGCAGCATCACCTCAGCATTGCTAGACAACCGCCCCTTGATGCGTCCAGGTGACGTGCTGGAATATGTGCCGGGTATGGTGGTCACGCAACACTCCGGCGATGGCAAAGCCAATCAATATTTTTTGCGCGGTTTCAACCTTGACCACGGCACCGACTTTGCCACCAGCCTCAATGGCATGCCCATCAACATGCCAAGCCATGCGCACGGTCAAGGGTATAGCGACTTGAATTTTTTAATTCCTGAACTGGTGCAGCGTGTGGATTACCGCAAAGGCCCCTACTTTGCACAAGACGGCGACTTTGCCTCTGCCGGTGCCGCAGACTTTCACTACAAAACACGCCTCGACAAAGATTTCACGCAACTCACCCTTGGACAGCGCGGCTATGGCCGAGCCATGGGCGCTGCATCACACGAATTAAACAACGGCATGCGCTATGTGGCGGCCATGGAGTTGATGCACAACGATGGCCCATGGACCGTGCCCGAACGCTTGCAACGCCGCAACGGTGTGTTCATGCTCAGCGACGGCTCACGCACCAACGGCTGGACGGCCAGCGCCATGCACTACACCGCCCGCTGGAATGCAACCGACCAAATTCCTTTGTCTATGGTGGAGTCAGGTCAGCTCGGTCGCTTTGACAGTCTCGATCCCAGCGACGGCGGACACACCCAACGCAGCAGTGCCTCAGTGGACTGGCGGCAAACGCATGATGGAATAACTGACAAAGTTCTGCTCTATGCCATTCGCTCCGAGTTGTCTTTGTTTTCGAATTTCAGCTACTACAGCACCCGCAGCACAGTAGGTGATCAGTTCATGCAGCAAGAGCAGCGGCAGGTGTATGGGCTCAAAGCATCACGCCAATGGACACTCGAAGGTGCGACGCGATGGGTGAACACGCTAGGCCTTCAAGCACGCAGCGATGTGGTGGATATGGACTTGGCCAACACACAAGGCCGCCAGCGCAACGACTGGCTTCGACAGGATCATGTGCATCAACAACTCAATGGGGTGTTTGGTGAAACACAAACGATGTGGACCACTTGGCTTCGCACCCAAGTGGGCTTGCGCGCCGACCAGTACAACACCTACGTCAGCAATGCGAACACGCCCAACCTTCTAGGCGCGGCCAGTAGTGCGCTGTGGTCACCCAAATTCACCGCTGTACTAGGGCCGTGGCACAAGACTGAGTATTTTTTAAATGCAGGCCATGGTTTTCACAGTAATGACGCACGCGGCGTCACAGACCCTCATCAGCCCACCCCAGCTCTGGTGCGATCTAGGGGCTATGAAGTTGGCATCAAAACAGAGGCAGTGGAGGGCTTGCAATCATCACTGGCCCTGTGGCGGCTCAACTTTGCGTCAGAGCTGGTTTACGTGGGCGATGCAGGCGCCACAGAAGCCGGAGCAGCAAGCCAGCGTACCGGTGTGGAGTTCAACAACCGCTGGACGCCCAACCGTCGCTGGGTCATTGATGCCGACCTCGCGTGGACACGACCACGCGCGATGAACACTGATGCAAGCCATGCCTACATTCCTAATGCCGTTGAAAGCGTGGCACTGTTGGCCGCCACGGTTAAAGACGTGGGTCGTTGGAACTTCACGGCTCAACTGCGCCACATCGGCTCGGCCGCTCTGGCCGAGGACAACCGCGTGCGCACGTCGCCAAGCACCGTCGTGAACTTCAAAGCGCGCACACAGCTCGATGCCCATCAAAGCGTGCACATCGATGTCTTCAATGCCATGAATCAACGTTACAGCGACATTGCGTATTTAGGTCATGATTTAAAACCCTACGCAACACCTAGCACTTCCGTGCTTCACGGCGACCAAGTGCAGGTTCACCCTGGTGAGCCTCGAACCTTTCGGGTGACCTATACCCAGCAATATTAG
- a CDS encoding urease accessory protein UreD gives MAGWLAQLQIDYTHNASRTTAKFSHSGPLRVLQSLYPEGDAVCHNVLVHPPSGLVGGDTLDITLNVDAHAHALLTTPGATRFYRSEQGLATQQVKAHVGDGARLEWLPLETIAYNGCHGLNHAVFDLAPTAEMMAWDITALGLPNANLPFESGQLQQHMEMSGVWLERGLLDAQDTRLMDGPLGLAKHRCMATLVLACGSDLLRERRDLALALARELTEVAPAGLVAGVTSPHPRVVVLRTLSPLVEPAQTLLRGVWAAWRRGLWGMSNVPPRIWSM, from the coding sequence ATGGCAGGCTGGCTCGCACAACTTCAAATCGACTACACGCACAACGCGTCACGCACCACGGCGAAGTTTTCGCACAGTGGACCTTTGCGTGTGTTGCAGAGCCTCTACCCCGAAGGGGATGCGGTGTGCCACAACGTGTTGGTACATCCGCCCAGTGGTTTGGTAGGTGGGGATACCTTAGACATCACGTTGAACGTCGATGCGCACGCACATGCCTTGCTCACCACGCCTGGCGCCACACGTTTTTACAGAAGCGAGCAAGGTCTCGCGACACAACAAGTCAAAGCCCATGTGGGCGACGGTGCACGCCTAGAGTGGCTGCCGCTGGAAACCATTGCGTATAACGGCTGCCACGGTTTGAACCATGCGGTGTTTGACCTAGCCCCCACAGCCGAGATGATGGCGTGGGACATCACTGCGCTTGGACTCCCGAATGCCAACTTGCCGTTTGAGAGCGGGCAGTTGCAGCAACACATGGAAATGTCGGGCGTGTGGCTTGAGCGTGGTTTGTTAGATGCGCAAGATACCCGTTTGATGGATGGCCCCTTGGGCTTGGCCAAGCACCGTTGCATGGCGACTTTGGTGCTGGCGTGTGGGTCTGATTTGTTGCGTGAACGGCGCGATCTGGCGTTGGCCTTGGCGCGTGAGTTGACTGAAGTTGCGCCTGCAGGCCTGGTGGCGGGTGTGACATCGCCGCATCCACGCGTGGTGGTGTTGCGCACCTTGTCGCCCCTGGTGGAGCCTGCGCAGACGTTGTTGCGTGGGGTTTGGGCGGCTTGGCGTCGGGGCCTATGGGGCATGTCGAATGTGCCGCCTCGAATTTGGTCCATGTAG